TAATATTAACAATCATAGCATGAAAACATAAtttagacagaacagtaaaacaaAGACACATGAAGCATGTACTGTATCAGACTATGACAGACAATTCAGCACCTGAGACAATACCTTTCACAATCCTCCATCCGTTTCTCCATTgccgtttaaaaaatatatatatatttttattattttttacagccAAACAGTCTGCAGAACTTGTTCTTCTCCCCCTTTCCCACCTCCACCATCGCCCTCCATCGAGAGGGATTCTGGTTCCTGTGAACAAACAGAGCTCggaaaaggagaaatgttcactaacaaaTGTGTGCGctacatttttgagaaataagctttttgtgcgtattaAACATTTCAGGGATatttacttcagctcatgaaatacggaaccaacactttacatgttgcgtttctatttttgttcagtgtagttgaaATTGTAATTTTGTTCAGACTATCACAGctttatctatatacagtatctactcAACAGCTCAATGACGTGGATGTCTCTCCATTCTGCCATTTATACACAAGACATACAACTTGTATCAATCACTCTTATGTTTCCATGTCTATCCCTGTGGGCCTATCTATCCATCGGTCTATATATTTGTGTGCATCATACTGTACTGGAGTCGGTGAAACTTGAGGTTTCGCTCACTTCTTCAGGAAGGCTTTCTCATGTGATTGACAGTGATGTAGTTTGGCAGTATGCCTTGCTCCTGAAGAGTCAGGAACTCTCTGATGAGCTTTCTCTGTAAGACAGGCCATCATTAGTTCTGGAACCAGTGAGCAGAGAGCTGGAGCTGGCTACTGTAGAGCACAGCATTAATTCAATACTAATCAAGGTAACAATCGACCCAAGAAGACCCTTGGATGGATGTAGAATCATCCATATTTCATCCAAGGTGTAACCGGGAGAGCAGTAAAAACAGTTACACAAGCTTTCTCTACGGAAAACTAAACTAAAATGGCAATAACTGGGATGAAAACTGCTAAGTCAAAAATAAGACCTATACATCGAGAAATACAAGCAACACAAGCGGTGTAAATAGCAGTCAatgtaaaatgtatttgaaaCTCAAAATTAGAGTCCACTAATTTACGCAATAATCGACATTGACCCGTTTGTATTATGACAACCACTAGATGGCGCGCGTtgacaataaataaaataaattcagtGCTGAAGGACAGCGTGGTATTCTTCACCTCTTTCCGTCACAGTAGGCTATCCTGTGTAACAGAAATAGAAAAACGCTGCAAAATGTGAAATCTCATCAAAAATTTAAATGTCCacctaaaaaaaaacacattaaaacactTTGGTTGGAAACACCAAATTTATTCAATGTTCGTCCAATAGCTTCGTTTCATAGTAATGAAAACAAGTTGATTACGAAACCCAAGTTACTTAATTGTATACAGGTATCCTATTTAAGGCTGGACAAACAATACTTGATAATTGCAAAACAAATAGTCGTAAGCCTACATAGACAATCAGATGTTCAAATAAATTCTCTCCTGAATGTCGGCCAATCCCAAATAGGTTACATGTTCGTGATTAACAGTGATCAAATAAAACTATTTGCATGAACATTTACACGCTGTAACCACAGGATAAGGCACCTGCCTCCACAAACACTTTCTGCCTGCAACACCTGTCCCCACCACCACAGTCCCCCTGTCGATCCCGGCCATCTCTCTTAACCCATCCCCGCCTCTCTTCGCTGCTCCAGCAGTGCCAGGCCAGTATCTTTATCTGTGTGGTTTGGGCCTGCCGGCATGCCATCCCGCTGGGGAAAGAGCAACTCCGAGAGCCACCAGATTTTTCGCAATCGGTGTGGCGTAACCAGCGGGGCCAGAACACGGGAGCTAATTTTACCCACTGGTAGCGCATTCCACAGGTGGCCGAGCGGACCAGCCAGTCACGCAGAGTCCTGGCAACGTCTGCAGGAAGTTCACTCAAGTCCAAATCCTCTGCGTCGTTTTGTAGTTTTCGTTGGTAGCGCGCTGCACCCTCTGTCTGCTCTGGAGACGCGCCGAAGTTGAACCCCTCCTTAGTGGTGTAGTTTGTTAAGGCGGGATACGCGGGCGGGACACCACGAGACGCAGTTTGACCACCAGCCGCATCGGTGTCGACCCTTGCTTCGGCTGGGCGTTCTATGGACATCCAGAACGGATCAAAAGACGAGCCCAAAATGCGCAGGAGCCGGTTGTGTTTGGGTGTTTGGGTTTCGGAGCATAATGGTAATCCCCCTCATTCATCGAGAGTGAATATGGCCGAATCGGCTGCGAGGAAGATACGAAACTACTTGATTTGGTCCGTAGAAAGGATACATCATCGAAATCTGTGTCCTTTTGGCCCATAGGGGTTTCACTGCGCACCTGCTCCTGGTTGGGAATCATTGAAGTTGTGCTGGTGAGAAAGACGACCAGATATGTCCAGCACAGTAAAACGCCCCTTAACCAATTGATCAATACATCCATTTTCCAAAGAATGGATGTCTAAAGTGAAGTCAAGCAGTTGTAGTAGGCATAGGGCATTAACTCAATAGGTACAAAGGATTGTCCCACTTCACTGGCTCCTCTCCACTAGCAAGTCTAATGTGGTTTCTCCGTCTTCCTCTCATAATACATGGTTGTTTTGGAGTCTTCATGAACCCACACACATCCTTGAACAaggacacaataacacacaaataGAGCTGATGTCAATAAAGTAGGAGCTGGGAGGAGTCTCTCTTATCACCTGAACAACAGGGATTTTAATCAGCCATGGCTAGAACAGGCAATACTGTCCACACGGTCTCTCTCTGGTATGATCACTCAGTCAAAGACCTCGTGCTGAAACACCACAGgcaggaaaggagagagacaacGCTAGAGTGGGGATGGTTTGCAGTGGTGAGAAGCGTGGTGGAAAGGCGTGAGTTGTTGACCTTCATTTTATCACAACGGCCTTACAGTACTGGAAACAGTTGATAATTCCTCATACCATCCCATGTATGTAGCTCCAGTAGGCTACTAGGAACAGGAGAGAAACCCTGTGGTCAGGAGAGGTCATAATCACACAAGTTCCCGATACGTCAAACATAACTAGTATCTGCAGCGTGTGGCTCACCCGGAGTCTCAGAGACTGAAACATAACAAACTGGCAGCCCAGACCAAATATGTTCGTCAGGACAAGAGCCCCTTTCATTTACAGTTACTGGAATCACCTCTTCATGGTCAAAGCCACAACAACATACCATATCAAGACTGAGGTTTCactataataaataataatactgtACTATTGTTTTCAAatttcaatttattttatttttcattcataATACTAggcttcatatatatatatatacacagttcaCATAGTTTGATAATTCTAATTCTGAAGTGCAGTATATGAACTAAGTGTGAATCTCCATTAAAAAGGTTGATATTGCTTTCTGCATTGATTCAACTGGTCTCAGTATTCAGGAAATCTACATAGTGTATATTTACAAGTCTGTGccgagtggacaaaacattaagaacacctgctctttccatcacagactgaccaggtgaatccaggtgaaagctatgatcccttattgaggtcacttgttaaacccactttcaatcagtgtagatgaaggggaggagacaggttaaagaagggtttttaagcctcgagacaactgagacatggattgtgtttgtgtgccattcagagggtgaatgggcaagacataatatttaagtgcctttgaatggggtatggtagtaggtgccaggcgcatcggtttgagtatgtcaagaactgcaacacttggtttttcatgctcaacagtttcctgtgtgtatcaatggtccaccacccaacttaacacaactgtgggaagcattggagtcaacatgggccagcatccctgttgaacactttcaacaccttgaagagtccatgcccagacaaATTGGTGCTGTTCTGAGGTGGGGgggtattcttaatgttttgtaccctcagtGTATAGGCTTTTGAATGATGGGATATCCGAgtgggggctcccgagtggcgcagctgtctaaggcactgcatctcagcactagaggtgtcactagaccccctggttcgaatccagactgtatcacaactggctgtgattgggagtccgggTTAGGCCagtgtaggcagtcattgaaaataagaatttgttcttaactgacttgcctagttaaataaagactcaataaaaaattaaaaaataccaccatgcagtgtgtgtgtgtaaccaagCACGCATACTcaggtgatatatatatacacacacattgataagGTAAAGTAAAGTGCCACCACAGCATAACCGATTGTCATCATGTCCTAGACTTTAACTACAGCAACAGCACAAAGTGaagactgaaaaacatcttcaTTTGAAAGTAGAAACACTATGATTAAAAAGGTAGCAAGGCACTGTGCGTATTCATCCAATGTGTTGGCTAGGACTACGTGTCCACCTGTGAGCCCACCTGTGCTGTGCGTGCGCCGTTCTCTCAGAGTGAGAAAAGCTGGTCATGGGAGCTCTCCTGTGGTTGGGCGGATTGAGGCGGGGGCCTGGACGAGACGGGGAGCAGGCTGTGTGTTGAGGGAATGTGGTCGGCCACCTTCGCCCTTTCCTCCAGAAACCTGTCAAACtctgagagggagaaggagagagagagagttaatggTGTGGGTATTTTGCAACACTGATTTCTACTGGCACAGGCTGAAATAGGATCTTGGCAATGACGATGGTTAAAAAGGGAAGGAAAAAAAAGACTTACCCTCACTGGTCAGCCCTTCCCTGTCCCCAGCCTCTGGTTGCTGTAACATGAAACAAGTACGTAGCAACTCATGGCAACCCATTCATGTTTGTTGAAACGTCAAGAAAACACACCACATTAAGAAgtcacctgtacatgaccatctgatcttttatcactccagtgttaatctgcaaaattgtaattatttgcctacctcctcatgccttttgcacacattgtatatagacccccccttcgttttctactgtgttattgacttgttaattgtttactccatgtgtaactctttgttgtatgctcacactgctatgctttatcttggccaggtcgcagttgcaaatgagaacttgttctcaactagcctacctggttaaataaaggtgaaataaaaaaataaaataaaaaaattaccgTTTCTGTGTCCGCAGACAGCCATCTGTCAATGTCTCCCAGGGTGGAGTTCTTAGGACCAGGCTTAGACGAAGGAatctgagggggagggagagaaacagaacaAAGAAGAAGAAGGGTAGAAAGGAAACAGAGGGAGGTTTGAGTCTTAGTAGAACGGCACAAGGCAGATGTTTCTAGCGGGGTCTAGTCCTCAGGGCCTCAGTGTGTGAATGCATGTTTTCATTCAAGCCCATTTCTGCATCATCGCTAATAGAGTCGCTCCTGAACTGTTATATAACTGGGACTGTGTGTTGGACATTTTTGGTCTAAAAATACTGACTTAAAGGCCTTCAACAGCTCATTGCTGTTGTCTGCATCGAAACAGTCCCTTCCGGAAGGTTACACCCTTATTGCTGGCAATAACAGTATGATTCAGAATGTAAATCAACAGTAAATTGAAGGCCTTTAAGTCAGTATTTTTAGATATATATATCCTACCCTGTGCTTTCCGTAGGATATGTTATGTTGACCGTAGATAATGAATGAGAAACATTACCGCTCCAGTGACCTGTAACCTAGTGTCCAGGGCTCCAGCCAGTCCTTCCACTGCTCCTGGGTCCTCGTACCGCATACTGGACACACACAAGactacatcagtggaggctgccgaGGGGACAACGGcttataataatggctggaacggagcaaatggaatccatgtgtttgatatatttgataccatcccactgattccgctccagtcattaccacgagcctgtcctccccaattaaggtgcctaccaacctcctgtggacTACATACCATAATATGTATAACAGTCGTCTTTGGTGTACATTTCTTCGGTGTGTTTTGATATTTGTATACTGATAGAACACCCTACAGCGCCACAGTGAAGGTGTCTCACCTCTTCCTCTGATCGGCCAGAGAGCTGCCCCTGGTCTGTGCAAACATGTCAAACTCATCCTCCTCTGGTGCACCTGACGCACAGAGACAGGCTGTGAGACAGAAACCAACATCACCTTCTCTTATTCAATGACCACggcctcagagtaggagtgctgatctagggtcTGAGAGATTAAGACTAAGAAATGGAGTCCGACCGGCCTTGAGTTTTAATGCAAAACAGATGCCACTCACTGTGGTTGGCTGCCTGCCTCTGATTGGAGGGAGCGCTGGCGGCCACAGAGGTGGTTTCTGGTTGGCTGAGGGACTGGGGCACAGGGCTGAGGTCAATGAGGTTGGCCCTGGCAGGAGTCTGCTatagggcagagggagaggataCATTGGGTCGTGTTCAGGATGGTGCTGTGTATTGAACATTGCAATTAAAGAGCGCTGAAATGACTGCTTACTGTACACGTCAGTGAGTACCGTCTGGTCAGCAGAATATATTTATGTCTGAACATTGTGCCCTACTGAACTAGATggaaaacacaaaaacaaaaaggTGAAAGATGACTGTACCTGCTCTGTAGCTGTTCTCTGGGCCTGATTGAGTCTGTCCAACCTAAACAACatgggagaaaaagagaaagtacaGTCTTCAGAACATGGACACTCTGTACTATGTAATACATGTGCCTCATTTTCAATGTCTTTCTGACTGCAAGTAGCCGAGAACGTGTCAAACCaaggttcaaatactatttaggtTATTTCAATTATTTTCAAAGATATTTGGAAGTAAGTACCTGGATATTTGAAAAgacaagtagttgaatattggaatgtaCAGCATTTGGAAACACACTTAGAAAGTATTGGCATGCATTTGAAAATACTAATATACAGGAGTTCTGACTCAAATACCTGTGTTAAATGCATgggattgtatttgaaaatactaatATACAGGAGTTCTGACTCAAATACCTGTGTTAAATGCATgggattgtatttgaaaatactaatATACAGGAGTTCTGACTCAAATACCTGTGTTAAATGCATgggattgtatttgaaaatactaatATACAGGAGTTCTGACTCAAATACCTGTGTTAAATGCATgggattgtatttgaaaatactaatATACAGGAGTTCTGACTCAAATACCTGTGTTAAATGCATgggattgtatttgaaaatactaatATACAGGAGTTCTGACTCAAATACCTGTGTTAAATGCATgggattgtatttgaaaatactaatATACAGGAGTTCTGACTCAAATACCTGTGTTAAATGCATgggattgtatttgaaaatactaatATACAGGAGTTCTGACTCAAATACCTGTGTTAAATGCATgggattgtatttgaaaatactaatATACAGGAGTTCTGACTCAAATACCTGTGTTAAATGCATgggattgtatttgaaaatactttcaaTACTTTAAAGAGAAGTAGTTGATTCGAGCCACATTATtttaaaatactcaaatacacagaacATAAGTAACCcaagtctggtgtgtgtgtgtgtgtgtccactccttACCTGTCGTAGCGGAGGAAGGCATTGTTTAAGTCATCGTTGACGACCAGCAGCTCCTCTATGAGGCCCTCGTCCAGCAGCCTGGGGATCAGCTCCACCACACGGCTCTGCATCTCCCTGCACACCTGGTACAACTGCTGCTCACACAAACAGAGGGGGTTGGGCGggaggagggttagagggagaagaagggagagagagaaaaagagagtgcaGCAGATGGGGGGAGTCAGAGGACATCCAGGATTCACTACCTGATAACACTGAATATATGAATACAGAATATATGACAGAGGCGAATTTGAATACATGAAGGCAATAACCAGGGAAAGAGACTGCAAGAAGAAATGGAgcgagagggagtagagaggcaggagaggaagaaagacaaGCAGACAGACCTGCAGTAGCTCAGAGTCCTCCTGCTGGCTCTGTCCAGGCGTCAACTGGTTCAACATCTCAGTCATCACAGTCAGGTTCCCCCTGACCAGAGCCAGGTCAACTCTCAGCTTCTGGGCCTGAAAGGTCATCAACAGTAGCATCCTTAGGCTCTTTGTCAATGCTCTCTCAAATGAGGCTTCGGGGAAAGACATGAGGAGAGGAGGCAAAGAATCATAGAGGCTACGGAGTCGTCGTCATGGATGGGCAGGCCTTACCACTTTAACCACGATGGTACATACAGACGTTTCCCCTAGGCACGTTTTACAACAATTTGAAGAGATTAGTCAAAAGTGGTCTTAAACAGAACCAACACTTTAAACACAGTTAACCAATGTTTAACTGCAGCTAGTATTTACTCACACTGTATGTACATGAGTATTACCACAATATCAAAAGGGTAATGCGTTTTGGATCTATTCAGTACCTGTTCAGGAGAGATGGCGATGGGTCCATCGCTGAGTTGCGGGGGCACGGCAGTCAGTGCAGCCTGGGTAGGGAACAAGGAAGCAGGGCCACGGGGAGTCTGACTCTGAGGTGGTGGAGCTGGCACTGTAACAGAGGAGTCGTTCTCTGGAATGCTCTATGAAACAACAGAAAGAGAGCCACCTAATAATACAGCCAATTAGCACATGATCTGATCCAAAACAGCACACACGTGGCTCATGCAGAAATGCAAAtatcatgctccaaccaactgagctatcggaACCTCAACATAGTAAAGAGTATGTTTAGTGGgaaggcggtgtgtgtgtgtgtaagataaAAAGTGATCTATCCAGAGATAACAGACATGGAAGGTCAAAGTTCACCATAGGATTACATAACAAATCACCAGTAAATTATAGCATCTCTATGACCCTTACCCTGAGGGGGGTGTGGATGGGGGAGAGGGCGTCCAGGTCGGTCATAGGGAACTCCAGGCCCCGCCTCCTCAGATCCTCGTACACACAGACCACACCTCCCAGAGAGGGAGAGCTACGGAACGCATCGGCCCAcgcctgagagacagacagagagaaacggagcgatagagacagagatagatagacagacagaccgagaga
This genomic window from Oncorhynchus kisutch isolate 150728-3 linkage group LG20, Okis_V2, whole genome shotgun sequence contains:
- the LOC116355532 gene encoding noggin-like, which gives rise to MSIERPAEARVDTDAAGGQTASRGVPPAYPALTNYTTKEGFNFGASPEQTEGAARYQRKLQNDAEDLDLSELPADVARTLRDWLVRSATCGMRYQWVKLAPVFWPRWLRHTDCEKSGGSRSCSFPSGMACRQAQTTQIKILAWHCWSSEERRGWVKRDGRDRQGDCGGGDRCCRQKVFVEAGALSCGYSV
- the LOC109886371 gene encoding target of Myb protein 1-like isoform X3 — translated: MEFLIGSPFSSPVGQRIERATSAALHAEDWALNMEICDIINETDEGPKDAVRAIKKRIVGNKSFREIMLALTVLEACVKNCGHRFHVLVASQDFVEGVLVRAILPKNNPPTTLHDRVLSLIQAWADAFRSSPSLGGVVCVYEDLRRRGLEFPMTDLDALSPIHTPLRSIPENDSSVTVPAPPPQSQTPRGPASLFPTQAALTAVPPQLSDGPIAISPEQAQKLRVDLALVRGNLTVMTEMLNQLTPGQSQQEDSELLQQLYQVCREMQSRVVELIPRLLDEGLIEELLVVNDDLNNAFLRYDRLDRLNQAQRTATEQQTPARANLIDLSPVPQSLSQPETTSVAASAPSNQRQAANHSAPEEDEFDMFAQTRGSSLADQRKSMRYEDPGAVEGLAGALDTRLQVTGAIPSSKPGPKNSTLGDIDRWLSADTETQPEAGDREGLTSEEFDRFLEERAKVADHIPSTHSLLPVSSRPPPQSAQPQESSHDQLFSL
- the LOC109886371 gene encoding target of Myb protein 1-like isoform X1, which codes for MEFLIGSPFSSPVGQRIERATSAALHAEDWALNMEICDIINETDEGPKDAVRAIKKRIVGNKSFREIMLALTVLEACVKNCGHRFHVLVASQDFVEGVLVRAILPKNNPPTTLHDRVLSLIQAWADAFRSSPSLGGVVCVYEDLRRRGLEFPMTDLDALSPIHTPLRSIPENDSSVTVPAPPPQSQTPRGPASLFPTQAALTAVPPQLSDGPIAISPEQAQKLRVDLALVRGNLTVMTEMLNQLTPGQSQQEDSELLQQLYQVCREMQSRVVELIPRLLDEGLIEELLVVNDDLNNAFLRYDRLDRLNQAQRTATEQQTPARANLIDLSPVPQSLSQPETTSVAASAPSNQRQAANHTCLCASGAPEEDEFDMFAQTRGSSLADQRKSMRYEDPGAVEGLAGALDTRLQVTGAIPSSKPGPKNSTLGDIDRWLSADTETQPEAGDREGLTSEEFDRFLEERAKVADHIPSTHSLLPVSSRPPPQSAQPQESSHDQLFSL
- the LOC109886371 gene encoding target of Myb protein 1-like isoform X4, with protein sequence MEFLIGSPFSSPVGQRIERATSAALHAEDWALNMEICDIINETDEGPKDAVRAIKKRIVGNKSFREIMLALTVLEACVKNCGHRFHVLVASQDFVEGVLVRAILPKNNPPTTLHDRVLSLIQAWADAFRSSPSLGGVVCVYEDLRRRGLEFPMTDLDALSPIHTPLRSIPENDSSVTVPAPPPQSQTPRGPASLFPTQAALTAVPPQLSDGPIAISPEQAQKLRVDLALVRGNLTVMTEMLNQLTPGQSQQEDSELLQQLYQVCREMQSRVVELIPRLLDEGLIEELLVVNDDLNNAFLRYDRLDRLNQAQRTATEQTPARANLIDLSPVPQSLSQPETTSVAASAPSNQRQAANHSAPEEDEFDMFAQTRGSSLADQRKSMRYEDPGAVEGLAGALDTRLQVTGAIPSSKPGPKNSTLGDIDRWLSADTETQPEAGDREGLTSEEFDRFLEERAKVADHIPSTHSLLPVSSRPPPQSAQPQESSHDQLFSL
- the LOC109886371 gene encoding target of Myb protein 1-like isoform X2; translated protein: MEFLIGSPFSSPVGQRIERATSAALHAEDWALNMEICDIINETDEGPKDAVRAIKKRIVGNKSFREIMLALTVLEACVKNCGHRFHVLVASQDFVEGVLVRAILPKNNPPTTLHDRVLSLIQAWADAFRSSPSLGGVVCVYEDLRRRGLEFPMTDLDALSPIHTPLRSIPENDSSVTVPAPPPQSQTPRGPASLFPTQAALTAVPPQLSDGPIAISPEQAQKLRVDLALVRGNLTVMTEMLNQLTPGQSQQEDSELLQQLYQVCREMQSRVVELIPRLLDEGLIEELLVVNDDLNNAFLRYDRLDRLNQAQRTATEQTPARANLIDLSPVPQSLSQPETTSVAASAPSNQRQAANHTCLCASGAPEEDEFDMFAQTRGSSLADQRKSMRYEDPGAVEGLAGALDTRLQVTGAIPSSKPGPKNSTLGDIDRWLSADTETQPEAGDREGLTSEEFDRFLEERAKVADHIPSTHSLLPVSSRPPPQSAQPQESSHDQLFSL